The following are from one region of the Halarcobacter sp. genome:
- the mltG gene encoding endolytic transglycosylase MltG, with protein MKNIKKNKLITLTVFNIIELFLIATIAVLFYLNIPVSSTKVIYIPKGSTNSIITHLNKNGYETNTLDKLVVRSFGYPQNGWIDLKTQYMTKGDFLYKITKSKAALKTITLIPGETSYIFLEQLAEKFNLSIEKLQKIYKQHAYKEDGNILAETYSLPYGMKEDHLLFYLFSHTNKQYEEFSRKIFGYYDKKKWYFYLTIASIIQKEAANVDEMPLVSSVIYNRLRKRMALQMDGTLNYGKYSHVKVTATRIKEDTSSYNTYKNKGLPASPICAVSLNAIKAAIFPVKSDYLYFVKDNKTGLHKFSNSYTKHVNNINANRGVKKSYTKVKEKVTKIDKQAKKIMDTDVSKQKPSSIKDLWNNVQ; from the coding sequence ATGAAAAATATTAAAAAAAATAAACTTATAACTTTAACAGTTTTTAACATAATCGAATTATTCCTTATCGCAACGATTGCAGTACTTTTTTATTTAAATATTCCAGTAAGTTCAACAAAAGTAATATATATTCCTAAAGGTAGTACTAATAGTATTATAACTCATTTAAATAAAAATGGTTATGAAACTAATACACTAGATAAACTTGTTGTACGAAGTTTTGGCTATCCTCAAAATGGTTGGATAGATTTAAAAACACAATATATGACAAAAGGTGATTTCCTTTATAAAATCACTAAATCTAAAGCTGCATTAAAAACAATCACTTTAATTCCAGGTGAAACTTCATATATATTTTTAGAACAATTAGCCGAAAAATTTAATCTATCAATAGAAAAGCTTCAAAAAATCTATAAACAACATGCGTATAAAGAAGATGGAAATATTTTAGCAGAGACATATTCTTTACCTTATGGGATGAAAGAAGACCATCTTTTGTTTTATCTATTTTCCCATACAAATAAGCAATATGAAGAGTTTTCAAGAAAAATATTTGGATATTATGATAAAAAGAAATGGTATTTTTATTTAACAATTGCATCAATAATTCAAAAAGAAGCAGCAAATGTAGATGAGATGCCTTTGGTTTCAAGTGTAATTTATAACAGATTACGAAAAAGAATGGCTTTACAAATGGATGGTACATTAAATTATGGTAAGTATTCCCATGTAAAAGTTACAGCAACTAGAATAAAAGAAGACACATCTTCATATAACACATATAAAAATAAAGGTTTGCCAGCAAGCCCAATTTGTGCTGTTAGCTTAAATGCCATAAAAGCTGCAATATTCCCAGTAAAAAGTGATTACTTATATTTTGTAAAAGATAATAAAACAGGTCTTCACAAATTTTCTAATTCATATACTAAACATGTAAATAATATCAATGCAAATAGAGGTGTTAAGAAAAGTTACACAAAAGTTAAAGAAAAAGTTACAAAAATTGATAAACAAGCTAAAAAGATTATGGATACGGACGTTTCTAAGCAAAAGCCTAGTTCAATTAAAGATTTATGGAATAATGTTCAGTAA
- a CDS encoding NADP-dependent isocitrate dehydrogenase — MSKIIYTKVDEAPALATYSFLPIIKAFTKSSGIEMVTKDISLAGRILANFPENLKEDQKIGDALAELGEMTQDPSCNIIKLPNISASIPQLKAAIAELQSKGFNVPNYDESDEISARYAKILGSAVNPVLREGNSDRRAPGAVKNYAKNNPHRMGEWKSTSKTDVVHMDADDFFGSEVSTTLDKEDNFKISFVDANGAETVLKASLPLEAGEVVDATKMSSKALQEFYQKSIDEAKERDVLLSLHLKATMMKVSDPIMFGFAVKVFFKELIEKHNALFDELGVNFNNGLGDLYSKLETLDADKKAEIEADIAAIYAKQPRLAMVNSAKGITNLHVPSDVIIDASMPAMIKGGGKMWNAEDKEEDTLAMIPDRCYATTYQVVIEDCKKNGALDPKTMGSVPNVGLMAKKAEEYGSHDKTFQAPADGKIVVTNEAGEAVFSLDVDGGDIFRMCQTKDAPIKDWVKLAVNRAKLSNTPAVFWLDKNRGHDAQMIAKVEEYLKEYDLTGLEISIMAPDDAIQYSLDRMRKGLDTISVTGNVFRDYNTDLFPILELGTSAKMLSIVPLMKGGGLFETGAGGSAPKHVQQFQEENYLRWDSLGEFMALAASLEHLANTQDNKKAQVLATTLDKATGTFLLNDKSPSRKLGGIDNRGSHFYLSLYWAQELAAQNDDADLKAEFEPIAKAMTENEEKIMSELVAPHGTAVDMGGYYLPDDEKTSTAMRPSATLNSIIA, encoded by the coding sequence ATGTCAAAAATCATTTATACAAAAGTTGATGAAGCACCAGCATTAGCAACATACTCTTTTCTACCTATTATCAAAGCATTTACAAAAAGCTCTGGTATTGAAATGGTAACAAAAGATATCTCACTTGCAGGAAGAATTTTAGCGAACTTCCCTGAGAACTTAAAAGAAGACCAAAAAATTGGTGATGCATTGGCAGAATTAGGTGAAATGACACAAGACCCATCTTGTAACATTATTAAGTTACCAAATATTTCAGCTTCAATTCCACAATTAAAAGCTGCAATTGCTGAATTACAATCAAAAGGTTTTAATGTACCTAATTATGATGAGTCAGACGAAATAAGTGCAAGATATGCAAAAATTTTAGGATCTGCTGTAAACCCAGTGCTTAGAGAAGGAAACTCAGACAGAAGAGCTCCAGGAGCTGTTAAAAACTATGCAAAAAACAACCCACATAGAATGGGAGAATGGAAAAGCACTTCTAAAACAGATGTTGTACATATGGACGCAGATGATTTCTTTGGTTCTGAAGTTTCTACAACTTTAGATAAAGAAGATAATTTCAAAATCTCTTTTGTTGATGCAAATGGAGCTGAAACTGTATTAAAAGCTTCTTTACCTTTAGAAGCAGGTGAAGTTGTAGATGCAACAAAAATGTCTTCAAAAGCATTACAAGAGTTTTATCAAAAATCTATTGATGAAGCTAAAGAAAGAGATGTATTATTATCATTACACCTTAAAGCTACTATGATGAAAGTATCTGATCCAATTATGTTTGGATTTGCAGTAAAAGTATTCTTCAAAGAATTAATTGAAAAACATAATGCATTATTTGATGAATTAGGTGTAAACTTCAATAATGGTTTAGGTGACTTATACTCTAAACTTGAGACTTTAGATGCAGATAAAAAAGCTGAAATTGAAGCTGATATTGCTGCAATTTATGCAAAACAACCAAGACTTGCAATGGTAAATTCTGCTAAAGGGATTACAAACTTACATGTACCATCAGATGTTATTATTGATGCATCTATGCCAGCTATGATTAAAGGTGGTGGTAAAATGTGGAATGCTGAAGATAAAGAAGAAGATACTTTAGCAATGATTCCAGATAGATGTTATGCTACAACTTACCAAGTAGTTATTGAGGATTGTAAGAAAAATGGTGCATTAGATCCAAAAACTATGGGTTCTGTTCCAAATGTAGGTCTTATGGCTAAAAAAGCTGAAGAGTATGGTTCACACGATAAAACTTTCCAAGCTCCAGCAGATGGTAAAATTGTTGTAACAAATGAAGCTGGTGAAGCTGTATTTAGTTTAGATGTTGATGGTGGAGATATTTTTAGAATGTGTCAAACTAAAGATGCACCAATCAAAGATTGGGTTAAACTTGCAGTAAACAGAGCAAAATTATCAAATACTCCAGCAGTATTCTGGTTAGATAAAAATAGAGGTCATGATGCACAAATGATTGCTAAAGTTGAAGAGTACTTAAAAGAGTATGACTTAACTGGTTTAGAGATCTCTATCATGGCTCCTGATGATGCTATTCAATATTCTCTTGACAGAATGAGAAAAGGTTTAGATACTATTTCTGTAACAGGTAACGTATTTAGAGATTATAACACTGACCTTTTCCCAATCTTAGAACTAGGAACATCTGCAAAAATGCTTTCAATCGTTCCATTAATGAAAGGTGGAGGATTATTTGAAACTGGTGCTGGTGGTTCTGCTCCTAAACACGTTCAACAATTCCAAGAAGAAAACTACTTAAGATGGGATTCATTAGGTGAATTTATGGCTTTAGCTGCTTCATTAGAGCATTTAGCAAATACACAAGACAATAAAAAAGCTCAAGTTCTTGCTACAACTTTAGATAAAGCAACTGGAACTTTCCTTTTAAATGATAAATCTCCATCAAGAAAATTAGGTGGTATCGATAATAGAGGTTCTCACTTCTATTTAAGCTTATATTGGGCACAAGAATTAGCTGCACAAAATGATGATGCTGATTTAAAAGCAGAGTTTGAACCAATTGCAAAAGCAATGACTGAAAATGAAGAAAAAATTATGTCTGAATTAGTAGCTCCACATGGAACAGCAGTAGATATGGGTGGATACTATTTACCAGATGATGAAAAAACATCAACTGCTATGAGACCATCTGCAACATTAAATTCAATTATTGCATAA
- the mdh gene encoding malate dehydrogenase, translating into MINKKVGIIGVGNVGSTLAYTLAHKGICSSIVLKDIRENIVEAMALDISQSANAAKSHTVVHPAKSGEDLKDCDVVVITAGIPRKPGMSRDDLLLTNAKIMKSVIEDIKNYAPNAIIVIVSNPLDAMVYTAIKTSGFKKEQVVGMAGILDSARMSHFILEKVGFGAGQIESSVMGGHGDDMVPLPKHSTVAGVAITEILEEKEIEEIVEKTKNGGLQIVKLLETGSAYYAPAHATSLMVEAILDNKKKIYPCAVMLDGEYGYENIVAGVPVMLGNKGVEKIMELKLDENQKKQFANSIASVKSLVDVLEERFF; encoded by the coding sequence TTGATTAATAAAAAAGTAGGAATAATAGGTGTAGGAAATGTGGGTTCTACCCTTGCTTATACATTAGCTCACAAAGGTATATGTTCCTCTATAGTACTTAAAGATATTAGAGAAAATATTGTAGAAGCTATGGCTTTAGATATTTCACAATCAGCAAATGCTGCAAAATCACATACAGTGGTTCATCCAGCAAAATCAGGTGAAGATTTAAAAGATTGTGATGTTGTTGTTATTACTGCTGGAATTCCAAGAAAACCAGGTATGAGTAGAGATGACTTATTACTAACAAATGCAAAAATCATGAAAAGTGTAATTGAAGACATAAAAAACTATGCACCCAATGCAATTATAGTTATTGTATCAAACCCACTAGATGCTATGGTTTATACTGCTATTAAAACTTCAGGATTTAAAAAAGAGCAAGTTGTAGGTATGGCAGGTATTTTAGATAGTGCAAGAATGAGCCACTTTATATTAGAAAAAGTTGGTTTTGGTGCGGGACAAATTGAATCTTCTGTTATGGGTGGTCATGGGGATGATATGGTTCCATTACCTAAACATTCAACAGTTGCAGGAGTTGCAATTACTGAAATTTTAGAAGAAAAAGAGATAGAAGAGATTGTTGAAAAAACTAAAAATGGTGGCCTTCAAATTGTAAAACTTCTTGAAACAGGTTCAGCATACTATGCACCAGCTCATGCTACTTCACTTATGGTTGAAGCAATATTAGATAATAAAAAGAAAATCTACCCTTGTGCAGTTATGTTAGATGGTGAATATGGTTATGAAAATATTGTAGCTGGAGTTCCTGTAATGCTTGGAAATAAAGGTGTTGAAAAAATTATGGAATTAAAACTTGATGAAAATCAAAAGAAACAATTTGCTAACTCAATAGCCTCTGTAAAATCACTAGTTGATGTATTAGAAGAGAGATTCTTCTAA
- a CDS encoding superoxide dismutase — protein sequence MKHELMKLPYEMDALEPYMSKETLEFHYGKHHQTYVTKLNGLIEGTKFEDSSLEDIIKNSEGGVFNNSAQVFNHDFFWNGLVPGGSIIPQEVETALTEAFGSVEKFKEDFTNTAVNHFGSGWAWLVKDITGKLEIVATPNAATPITEGLTPLLTCDVWEHAYYIDTRNARPKYLENFWNLVNWDFVAKNLAK from the coding sequence ATGAAACACGAATTAATGAAATTACCTTACGAGATGGATGCTTTAGAACCATATATGTCAAAAGAGACTTTAGAGTTTCACTATGGAAAACACCATCAAACATATGTAACAAAATTGAATGGATTAATTGAAGGTACAAAATTCGAAGATTCTTCATTAGAAGATATTATTAAAAATTCAGAAGGTGGTGTATTTAATAATTCAGCACAAGTTTTTAACCACGATTTCTTCTGGAATGGATTAGTTCCTGGTGGTTCAATAATTCCACAAGAAGTTGAAACTGCATTAACTGAAGCTTTTGGTTCTGTAGAGAAATTTAAAGAAGATTTTACAAATACAGCAGTAAACCATTTTGGTTCAGGTTGGGCTTGGTTAGTTAAAGATATTACAGGAAAATTAGAAATTGTAGCAACACCAAACGCTGCAACACCTATAACTGAAGGTTTAACTCCACTATTAACATGTGATGTATGGGAACATGCATATTACATTGATACTAGAAATGCTAGACCAAAATATTTAGAAAATTTTTGGAATCTTGTTAACTGGGATTTTGTAGCTAAAAATTTAGCTAAATAA
- a CDS encoding ankyrin repeat domain-containing protein gives MSKNDIALKEDLSKLLIYSVDDDAKFEYLLLNGANINYQTTNGWSAMFQAIISKKNTRLKNIIDLGADVNQRDKSTKNALFWAIYSGNITAFNLLLSKGISLNVFLKDKLHALHYSVYKGRLDFVKSLIKNRAVDINLCDHLEANPFLYAVLYKHKNLIDFFSKNKADRYKQDIFGNSAYSLSKEYGIKI, from the coding sequence ATGAGTAAAAACGATATTGCACTAAAAGAAGATTTATCAAAACTATTAATTTACAGTGTCGATGATGATGCAAAATTTGAGTATTTATTACTAAATGGAGCAAATATAAATTATCAAACAACTAATGGCTGGTCCGCAATGTTTCAAGCTATTATATCTAAGAAAAATACTAGATTAAAAAATATTATAGATTTGGGAGCTGATGTTAACCAAAGGGATAAAAGTACAAAAAACGCACTTTTTTGGGCGATTTATTCAGGTAATATTACTGCATTTAATCTATTATTATCAAAAGGGATAAGTTTAAATGTATTTTTAAAAGATAAACTTCATGCCCTACATTATAGTGTTTATAAAGGAAGACTTGATTTCGTTAAGTCTTTAATTAAAAATAGAGCTGTTGATATAAATTTATGTGATCATCTTGAAGCAAATCCTTTTTTATACGCTGTATTATATAAACATAAAAATTTAATAGATTTTTTTTCAAAAAACAAAGCAGATAGATACAAACAGGATATATTTGGAAACAGTGCATATTCATTATCTAAAGAATATGGAATAAAAATCTAA
- a CDS encoding FAD-dependent oxidoreductase, with the protein MLKEYEYIIVGAGIAGCSTAYFLSKHSDSILLLDRNCDLAQGASGAAGAFLSPLLGKPNKFKDLVTKAIKFSTQFYLENTPKEITNCGVVRIPKNQEDEKKFQSYKPYMDFEYEQMEGGYYFDIGSQVNSYNICKVLAKDVEKLFKYEAKDIEKKDGFWIINNELKAKNLILTTGADISLIGEDYFNIRAVWGQKIDIYTSTQTTKNYHKECSLSHSTFIEEKNNYLTSIGATHHRIDEDLNICNHCLNSFKNESSYSKQRANEDCEKLISLANDIKKLDDVEVCDIKIGPRASSLDYFPMVGQLIDSKTTIDKYPHLVNGSHVKDEMLSKYDNLYVLNGVGGRGYVLSPFLAKQLVDNILDKNELEDEIKVHRMFKRWVKKSKITK; encoded by the coding sequence ATGTTAAAAGAGTATGAATATATTATAGTAGGAGCTGGTATTGCAGGATGTAGTACAGCTTATTTTTTGTCTAAACACAGTGATTCAATTTTACTTTTAGATAGAAACTGTGATTTAGCTCAAGGAGCTAGTGGTGCTGCTGGCGCTTTTCTTTCTCCACTTTTAGGTAAGCCAAATAAGTTTAAAGATTTAGTAACTAAAGCTATAAAATTCTCTACACAGTTTTATTTAGAAAATACTCCAAAAGAAATTACAAATTGTGGAGTTGTTAGAATACCTAAAAACCAAGAAGATGAAAAGAAGTTTCAATCTTACAAACCTTATATGGATTTTGAGTATGAGCAAATGGAGGGCGGGTATTATTTTGATATAGGTTCACAAGTAAACTCTTATAATATCTGTAAAGTTTTGGCAAAAGATGTTGAAAAGCTTTTTAAATATGAAGCTAAAGATATTGAAAAAAAAGATGGTTTTTGGATTATAAACAATGAATTAAAAGCAAAAAATCTAATCTTAACAACTGGTGCAGATATTTCCTTGATTGGGGAAGATTATTTTAATATAAGAGCTGTATGGGGACAAAAAATAGATATTTATACTTCTACTCAAACAACAAAAAACTATCATAAAGAGTGTTCTTTATCCCACTCAACATTTATAGAAGAAAAAAATAATTATCTTACATCTATTGGAGCTACACACCATAGAATAGATGAAGATTTAAATATCTGTAATCATTGTTTAAACTCTTTTAAAAATGAAAGTTCATATAGTAAACAAAGAGCCAATGAAGATTGTGAAAAGTTAATATCACTTGCAAATGATATCAAAAAATTAGATGATGTAGAGGTTTGTGATATTAAAATAGGACCTAGAGCATCTAGTTTAGATTATTTTCCTATGGTTGGGCAACTTATAGATTCTAAAACTACAATTGACAAATATCCACATTTGGTAAATGGATCACACGTAAAAGATGAAATGTTATCAAAATATGATAATTTGTATGTGCTAAATGGAGTAGGGGGAAGAGGTTATGTTCTATCACCTTTTCTAGCAAAGCAATTGGTTGATAATATCTTAGATAAAAATGAATTAGAAGATGAGATTAAAGTTCATAGAATGTTTAAGAGATGGGTAAAAAAATCTAAAATAACTAAATAA